The DNA region CACGCTCCTTCTGGTCTCGCCGACCTTGATGCCGTCTGCGCTCAGCCTCATCGGGCGTCCTTCGGGGTTGCGGGGCCCTCGGGCACGACGGCCACGGTCCGGGCGCTGACGACGGGTTCGCCGGCGGCGTCCCGGTACTCGGTGACTCGCTCACTGAACAGCAGGCGGCCGGTGCGGCCCTGCTTCTCCCAGCTGCGTCCGGTGACGGTGGTCGCGTACAGGGTCTCCCCCGCGCGCACCGGGCGGTGGTACTCGAAGTGCTGCTCGGCGTGCAGCCCGCCGCCGCCTTCGGGCATCACCCCGGGACCGCCTCCCGATCCGAACCACTCCGCGCCCGGCCTGGGCCGCAAGTGGTGGTCCGGGTCGTACTGGGCGCTCGCCATCGTGAACGTGGGCGGCGCGAGTGCGGTCTCGCCCCGGTGGGCCTGGGTCTCGTCGCCGATGGCGCGGGCGAACATCATGATGTGCCCGGCCTCGACGGGGAACGGCTGCCCTGTCATCGTCAAGTCTCCTCGGTCGGTACGGCGGTTCGGCGCGGCACGTCGTACAGCAGGCCGGCACGGCGCATCGTGCGGCAGGTCAGTACGGCAGGAAGGCGTCGCGGGTGGCCTCGTCCGGGTCGAAGTCGGGAGGCAGCCCCTCGAACTTCGGCTCCCGCTTCTCGACGAAGCTGGCGACACCCTCGCGGAAGTCCGGTGAGCCCGCGAAGAACTCCATGGCGGAGTAGGAGCGGGCGAGTGCCCCGGTGAAGTCGCGGTCGAGGTCGCCGTACACCTGGTGGCGTACGACGGCCATGGCGCGCGGGGAACAGTTGCGGGCGATGTCCCGGGCGTAGGCACGGGCGGCGTCGAGCAGGTCGTCCGGTTCCACGACGCGGCTGACGAGGCCGAGTTCCTTCGCCTCGTCGGCGTCGAAGACCCGGCCGGACAGCAGCAGGTCGAGCGCGTTCTCCAGGCCGACGACGCGTGGCAGCACGTACGGCATGTTGTACTCGCCGGCCAGGCCCCGTCGGGTGAAGGCGGTGGTGAAGCGGGCCCCGCGGGCGGCGAAGCGGATGTCGCAGACGAGTGCCTGGACCAGACCGATGCCCGCGCAGGCGCCGTTGACGGCGGCGATCATGGGCTTCGGCATGTTCCGCCTGCTGTACATGGGTACGCGGGCCTGGAGGTTGAGGGACTGGCCAGGCTGCGCGTTCTGCTCCAGCCGCTGGACGTCCATGCCGGGGCAGAACGCCCGGCCCGCGCCCGTGATGACGACGACGCGGACGGCGGGATCCTGCGCGGCTTCGTCGAGGAGCGCGAAGAAGAGGCGCTCCATGGGGATGCTCCACGCGTTCTTGCGCTCGGGCCGGTTGAGGGTGACGGTGGCGACGCCGTCCTCGTCGACCTCGTAGAGCACCAGGTCCTGGTCCTGGGTGGGCTCCTCGGGCATCACGTCACTCCTCGGTCAACGGTTCGATGGGGTCACCGACGCCCGGCCGCTCCCCCGAGATGGTCACCACCACCTGGCCCCGGGCGCAGATGCGTCCGTCGGGCATCCGCACGTCGACGTCGGCGAAGTGCAGTCGGCGGCCCCGTCTGACGCACCGCGCGAAGGCGATGGCCTCCCGGCCCCGGGCGGGCGCGAGGTACTGGACCGACATCGACACCGTGCTGAGCCGGCTCCCCTTCTGGAAGTCGTGCCCGGCGATCACGGCTCCGGCGCCCGCGGTGTCGATGAGCGCCGAGATCACTCCGCCGTGGAAGACGCCTTCGTGGGCGGAGAGGGCCTCGGCGTAGGGAAGTGCCACCTCTACGCCATCGGGGTCCCAACGCACCATTCGCATACGGCAGTTGCGGTTGAACGCGACCCCGCGTTCCCAGCGGGCCCGGAACCACGCACGGCGTTCGCGCTGTTCCTGGTCGGTGAGGGTCCTCGCCGCGACGGTCATCCGCACGCCCTCCGGTCTCGGCCTGTCCGGCCGATCGATATAGTTACATGAATTGGATAGTTGAAGCAATCGTACGGGACGAGCCCGAGCTCCAGATGTATTATTTATATAACTCATTAGCTCGCTCGTCACAGGGCGCTCCGGCATGGAGTGCCCTCCCAGAGGGAGGCCCCTCGATGCCGTCGACCGCCCTGGCCGGAGTACGTGTCCTCGACCTGTCCCGCATCCTCGCGGCCCCGCTGGCCACCCAGATACTCGCCGACCTCGGCGCGGAGGTGATCAAGGTCGAGCGCCCCGGGACGGGCGACGACTCACGGACCTACGGCCCGCCCTTCGCCGCCGGCCCCGAGGGCGACCGCACGGACACGGCCGCCTTCTACCTCTCCTGCAACCGCAACAAGCAGTCCGTCACCGTCAACCACGCCACCGCCGAGGGCCAGGCGCTGATCCGCGCCCTGGCCGCCCGCTCGGACGTCCTCGTCGAGAACTTCCGCGCGGGGACGCTGGCGAAGTACGGCCTCGACCACGAGAGCCTGCGCGAGCTCAACCCGCGCCTGGTGTACCTGTCGGTCACCGGCTTCGGCCAGACCGGTCCGTACGCCGCCCGCCCCGGCTACGACGGCATCTTCCAGGCCATGTCCGGGATGATGAGCGTCTCCGGACACCCCGACGAGCCGATGAAGGTCGGGGTCAGCATGGTCGACATCCTCACCGGGCTGTACGCCTCCACGGCCGTCCTGGCGGCGCTGCGACACCGGGACGCCACCGGTGAGGGCCAGTTCATCGACCTCTCCCTGCTGGACTGCGGGCTCGCCTCCCTGTCGCACTTCGCGATGAACTACCTCGTGTCCGGGGAGGTCCCGCAGCGGCGCGGCAACGGCGGCTACGGCGGGATCCCTTCACAGGCCTTCCTGTGCAAGGACAAGCCACTGTTCCTCGTCGCGGGCAACGACAAGCAGTTCGCCGCGTTCTGTGCTGCGGCCGGGCGCAGCGACCTGCTTCAGGATCCGCGGTTCGGCACCACCTCCGCGCGGATCTCCCATCGCGCGGAGATCCTGCCGGTGCTCGAAGAGATCATGCTGACTCGGACGCGGGACGAGTGGCTGGCCGTTCTCGACGAACACGACGTCCCCGCGGGGCCGTTCAACGAGATGCCCGAGGTTTTCGCCGACCCTCAGATTCAGCATCGGGGGATGCTGGTGGATGTCGACGACCCCGTGTCCGGGCGTCTCCCGCTCCTCGCCAACCCGATCCGGTTCACGGCGACCCCCGTCGAGGGCTACGAACCTCCGCCCGGGCTGGGCGAGCACACCGCCGAAGTCCTGGGCAGGTTGGCGGGGGTGACGGAGAGTCAGTTGGCGGGGTTGCGGGCGCGGGGGGTTGTGTGAAGTTCTTTCGCCCCCGCCGCCCCTACCCATTCCCGTCCCTTCTGGGGGCTGCGCCCCCAGACCCCCGCTTATCGGCCTGAACGGCCTCGTCCTCAAACGCCGGACGGGCTGAAATGTCGGCCCGGACCGCGGAAAATCTAGCCTCTCCGGCGTTTGAGGAGCGGGGGTTCGGGGGCAGCGCCCCCGAGTAGTGACGGGAATGGGCAGGGGCGGCGGGGGCGAAAAGGGGCCCTGCCGGACGCACCGGTCACCCGATCAACGTCCGGCCCCCCTCCAGCATCAGCGTCGCTCCCGTCAGGTACGCCATGTCGTCGCTGACGAGCGCGGCGACCGCGCGGCCGATGTCCGCCTCCGGCGCCCCGAGCCGGCCCAACGGAATCTCGCGGGCGAGTTCTGCCGCCTTCTGCGGATGCGCGGCGAGATAGTCCTCCGCCGCCGGACTGAGCGCGGCGGGGCAGACGACGTTCACGCGAATCCCGTACGCACCCCACTCCCGCGCGGCAACCCGGGTCAGCCCGCGGATCGCCTCCTTGGCCATCGCGTACGCCGCGAAGGTCACCTCGCCCTGCACCGCGGCCGAGGAGCCGAGATTCACGACGCTGCCGCGGCTGTCCTTGAGGTGGGGCAGGGCGGCCTGCATCGCGTGGAACACGGCCAACGGCCCGCTCCGGTAGGTGAGTTCGACATCCTCGTACGACGTCTTCTCCAGTCGGCGCTGGACCGAGGACTGCGCGTTGTTGACGAGCACGTCGAGCCCGCCGAACTCCCGTACCGTGTCGGCCACCATGCGGTCGACGTCGTCACGGTCGCCCACGTCCCCGACGACGGTGTACGCCCGCCCACCGCGCTCGGCGATCTCCCCGGCGGTGTCCTTGAGCTTGCTCTCGGTACGGCCGGTGATCACCACGGCCGCCCCCTCGGCGGCCAGCGCGAGCGCGATGCCGCGGCCGACTCCCTGTCCTCCGCCGGTGACCAGCGCCGTCTTCCCGGCCAGCCGTGTGCCTCGCTGCATCACTTGTCCTTCCAGAAGGGCGCCCATGAGGGAAAGGCGTCAGGCAGCGCCGGTTGTCCGGACCCCTCCCAGCCGTTGAAGTCCACGGCCTGGGGGCGCTCGGTCACATCGGCCGCGTACCAGTGCTGCTCACGGCGGCGGGAGAAGTACCACTCGCCCTCCACGCGCGTGTAGTCGTCCCGGTAGCAGATCGCCATCACGATCCACCGGTCCCCCACCTCGTGCTCGGCACGGCAGTAGACGGCACCGGTCGCCGTGTCACGGTCCGTGAACTCGACGCGGTGGCCGCAGATCTGGTGGACCGACCGGCGGAAGCCACGGACCAGAGGCTCGATGTACGCCAGCAGTGCGGTCCGACCCCGGCCGTGCCGCCCCATCTCCACGTCGGGCCGGAAACAGCCGGCCCAGGCGTCGAGGTCGCGGGCGTCCACGGCGAGCGCGTAGCGGATGGGCAGTTGCTGGATGGCGAGGTGCGACTCGATGCGGTCGATCCGGTCCTCCAAGGACCCTCCCGCGGCACCGAGGGAACCTCCGGCCGCGTTCAGTGGCCCGTGCTCAGCTTCGCTCATGGCCGAGGCTCCTTCGGCAGGCCGAGGACCTGTTCCCCGATGATGTTGCGCTGGATCTCGCTCGACCCGCCGTAGATCGTCTCCGCCAGTGACAGCAGGAAGGAGCGCTGCCGGGTGCCCAGGCCGTAGTCCTCACCGACGATCTGCCCTGCGGGTCCGGCCAACTCCATGGCCAGATGGCCGAGTTGCTGGTGCCTGGTCGAGGCGTACAGCTTGGCCGTGGTGGCCTGCGGTCCCGGTGTGCGGCCCGCGGTCAGTTCCGCGATGGTCCGCAGGTTGGTGGTGCGCATGATGCGTACGGAGATCCAGGCGTCCACGATCCGGCGGCGCAGCATCGGGTCGTCGAGCGCGCCCCGCTCACGGGCCAGACCGATCAGCGCCTCGGCCTCCCGCTCGAAGGTGAGCTGCTGGGGCAACAAGGTGGTGCCGCGTTCGATGCCGAGGGTGGCCATCGCCGTGCGCCAGCCCTGGCCGACCTCGCCCACCACCATGTCGGCATCGGTGCGTGCGTCGGAGAGGAACACCTCGGCGAACTCGTCCTGGCCCGCGAGGTTGCGGATGGGCCGGATCTCCACGCCCGGCCGGCCGGCCGGGACGAGCAGCATCGTCAGTCCCTTGTGCCGCCGGGAGTCGGGGTCGGTGCGCGTGAGGACGTAGAGCCAGTCGGCGTGGATACCGAAGGAGGTCCACACCTTCTGCCCGTTGACCACCCAGGCGTCGCCGTCGCGCTCGGCACGGGTGCGCACGGAGGCCAGATCGGAGCCGGCGCCCGGTTCGCTGAAGCCCTGGCCCCACAGTTCCTCGACGGCGAGGATCGGCGGCAGGAAGCGTTTCCGCTGCGCCTCGCTTCCCATCCTCAGGAGCATGGGCCCGAGCAGGTCGAGGGCGTTGACGGTGGCCCGGTAGGGGGCGTTCACGCGGGCGTACTCGTACTCGAAGACGATCTCCTCAAGGAGACCGAGCCCTCGTCCGCCGTACTCCTGCGGCCAGCCGACCCCGAGCCAGTTCCCGGCCGCCAGCTCGCGGTCCCAGGCGAGGCGGACCTCCCAGGCCGCCCCGTCGGTGGGGCCGCCCACGCCCCGGTGCTCGGCGAACTCCCCCACGAGGTGTTCGGCCAGCCAGTCCCGCAACTCGTCGCGGAAGTCGCGTACCGCGGGCCCGAAGTCCAGCTCCATGCCAGCTCCTTTGCCGATGATCAGATGCCGAGCCGGGCGGCGAGCAGCTCCCGGTGGTACGACGGCGCGCCGAGCAGCACCTCGGAGCTCTTGGCCCGCTTGAGGTACAGGTGCGCGGGGTGCTCCCAGGTGAAGCCGATGCCGCCGTGGACCTGGATGTTGTCGCCTGCGACCTTCGTGAAGGCCTCCGAGCAGAACGCCTGGGCAAGGGCCGCCGAGATCGCGGTCTCCGCCCCGTCGCCCGCGTCCAGTGCCCACAGTCCTCCGTACGCGGCCGAGCGGGCGGACTCGATCTCCACGAGCATGTCGGCGCACTTGTGCTTGATCCCCTGGAAGGAACCGATGGGCCGTCCGTACTGCTCGCGGATCTTGGCGTACTCCACGGCCGCGTCCAGTGCGGCGTCCGCTCCCCCGACCTGTTCGGCTGCCAGCAGTACGGAGGCCGCGGCGAGGGTTCGTTCGAGGGCCGGCCAGGCGGCGCCCTCGGGGCCCAGCAGGCGGGCGGGGGTGTTCGTGAACTCCACCCGGGCCTGCTTGCGTGTCTGGTCGAGAGTCGGGAGGGGTGTGCGGGCGAGGCCCGGCGCTTCGCCGTCTACGGCGAAGAGGCTGATGCCGGAGTGTGTGCGGGCGGCGACCAGGAGCAGGTCGGCGAGGTGTCCGTCGAGGACGTATGTCTTTGCTCCGGTCAGTCGCCAGCCGCCCTCCTCGTCATGGGCGGTGAGCCGGATGCCTGTCTCGTCCCACCGGCCGTTCTCCTCGGTGAGCGCGAGCGTGGCGACGGTCTCGCCGGACGCGATGCCGGGAAGAAGATCGCCGCGGGCCCTCTCGTCGTCGCAGCGCAGCAGCGTCTCGGCGGCCAGGGCGACGGTGGCGAAGTACGGCGCGCACAGCAGCGCGCGGCCCGTCTCCTCGAAGACGACGCCGAGGTCGACGTAACCGAAGCCCGAGCCGCCGTACTTCTCCGGCACCGCCAGTCCCTGCAGGCCGATCTCCGTGGCCATCCGCCGCCAGACGACCGGGTCGTACCCGCTCGGGTCGGCCGCCAGGCGGCGCACGTCGGCCTCCGTGGCGTGCTTGGTGAGGAACGACCGTACGACCTTGCGCAGTTCGTCCTGTTCCTCGCTGAAGGTGAGATCCATGCCGCGCTTCCCGTCCTCGGTGCGATGCGGTTGCCGCCCGCTTGCCTGCCCACCCCTCGATACAGTTAGATAATTATAGTATCCGCACTGAATACAC from Streptomyces sp. NBC_00258 includes:
- a CDS encoding FAS1-like dehydratase domain-containing protein; this translates as MTGQPFPVEAGHIMMFARAIGDETQAHRGETALAPPTFTMASAQYDPDHHLRPRPGAEWFGSGGGPGVMPEGGGGLHAEQHFEYHRPVRAGETLYATTVTGRSWEKQGRTGRLLFSERVTEYRDAAGEPVVSARTVAVVPEGPATPKDAR
- a CDS encoding enoyl-CoA hydratase-related protein translates to MPEEPTQDQDLVLYEVDEDGVATVTLNRPERKNAWSIPMERLFFALLDEAAQDPAVRVVVITGAGRAFCPGMDVQRLEQNAQPGQSLNLQARVPMYSRRNMPKPMIAAVNGACAGIGLVQALVCDIRFAARGARFTTAFTRRGLAGEYNMPYVLPRVVGLENALDLLLSGRVFDADEAKELGLVSRVVEPDDLLDAARAYARDIARNCSPRAMAVVRHQVYGDLDRDFTGALARSYSAMEFFAGSPDFREGVASFVEKREPKFEGLPPDFDPDEATRDAFLPY
- a CDS encoding PaaI family thioesterase; its protein translation is MTVAARTLTDQEQRERRAWFRARWERGVAFNRNCRMRMVRWDPDGVEVALPYAEALSAHEGVFHGGVISALIDTAGAGAVIAGHDFQKGSRLSTVSMSVQYLAPARGREAIAFARCVRRGRRLHFADVDVRMPDGRICARGQVVVTISGERPGVGDPIEPLTEE
- a CDS encoding CaiB/BaiF CoA transferase family protein, with protein sequence MPSTALAGVRVLDLSRILAAPLATQILADLGAEVIKVERPGTGDDSRTYGPPFAAGPEGDRTDTAAFYLSCNRNKQSVTVNHATAEGQALIRALAARSDVLVENFRAGTLAKYGLDHESLRELNPRLVYLSVTGFGQTGPYAARPGYDGIFQAMSGMMSVSGHPDEPMKVGVSMVDILTGLYASTAVLAALRHRDATGEGQFIDLSLLDCGLASLSHFAMNYLVSGEVPQRRGNGGYGGIPSQAFLCKDKPLFLVAGNDKQFAAFCAAAGRSDLLQDPRFGTTSARISHRAEILPVLEEIMLTRTRDEWLAVLDEHDVPAGPFNEMPEVFADPQIQHRGMLVDVDDPVSGRLPLLANPIRFTATPVEGYEPPPGLGEHTAEVLGRLAGVTESQLAGLRARGVV
- a CDS encoding SDR family NAD(P)-dependent oxidoreductase, yielding MQRGTRLAGKTALVTGGGQGVGRGIALALAAEGAAVVITGRTESKLKDTAGEIAERGGRAYTVVGDVGDRDDVDRMVADTVREFGGLDVLVNNAQSSVQRRLEKTSYEDVELTYRSGPLAVFHAMQAALPHLKDSRGSVVNLGSSAAVQGEVTFAAYAMAKEAIRGLTRVAAREWGAYGIRVNVVCPAALSPAAEDYLAAHPQKAAELAREIPLGRLGAPEADIGRAVAALVSDDMAYLTGATLMLEGGRTLIG
- a CDS encoding nuclear transport factor 2 family protein; protein product: MSEAEHGPLNAAGGSLGAAGGSLEDRIDRIESHLAIQQLPIRYALAVDARDLDAWAGCFRPDVEMGRHGRGRTALLAYIEPLVRGFRRSVHQICGHRVEFTDRDTATGAVYCRAEHEVGDRWIVMAICYRDDYTRVEGEWYFSRRREQHWYAADVTERPQAVDFNGWEGSGQPALPDAFPSWAPFWKDK
- a CDS encoding acyl-CoA dehydrogenase family protein, which encodes MELDFGPAVRDFRDELRDWLAEHLVGEFAEHRGVGGPTDGAAWEVRLAWDRELAAGNWLGVGWPQEYGGRGLGLLEEIVFEYEYARVNAPYRATVNALDLLGPMLLRMGSEAQRKRFLPPILAVEELWGQGFSEPGAGSDLASVRTRAERDGDAWVVNGQKVWTSFGIHADWLYVLTRTDPDSRRHKGLTMLLVPAGRPGVEIRPIRNLAGQDEFAEVFLSDARTDADMVVGEVGQGWRTAMATLGIERGTTLLPQQLTFEREAEALIGLARERGALDDPMLRRRIVDAWISVRIMRTTNLRTIAELTAGRTPGPQATTAKLYASTRHQQLGHLAMELAGPAGQIVGEDYGLGTRQRSFLLSLAETIYGGSSEIQRNIIGEQVLGLPKEPRP
- a CDS encoding acyl-CoA dehydrogenase family protein is translated as MDLTFSEEQDELRKVVRSFLTKHATEADVRRLAADPSGYDPVVWRRMATEIGLQGLAVPEKYGGSGFGYVDLGVVFEETGRALLCAPYFATVALAAETLLRCDDERARGDLLPGIASGETVATLALTEENGRWDETGIRLTAHDEEGGWRLTGAKTYVLDGHLADLLLVAARTHSGISLFAVDGEAPGLARTPLPTLDQTRKQARVEFTNTPARLLGPEGAAWPALERTLAAASVLLAAEQVGGADAALDAAVEYAKIREQYGRPIGSFQGIKHKCADMLVEIESARSAAYGGLWALDAGDGAETAISAALAQAFCSEAFTKVAGDNIQVHGGIGFTWEHPAHLYLKRAKSSEVLLGAPSYHRELLAARLGI